Genomic segment of Oceanimonas sp. GK1:
GGTGGGCGAGATGGCCGCCGAAGCGGGACTGGCGGTGGGGGTAGGCGGCAACATCGGTACCCCGGCGCTGGAGCTGCTGGAACGCTCCCTGGCGCTGGCGGTGCTGGAGCTGTCCAGTTTTCAGCTGGAAACCACGCCCGGCTTGCGGGCCCTGGCCGCCACCGTGCTCAACATCAGTGAAGACCACCTGGATCGCTACGACTCCCTGGCCCACTACCGGGACACCAAGCTCGGCATCTATCAGGGCGCCGGGCTGTGCGTGTACAACCGGGAAGACGCTGACACCCGGCCGCCCGCCGGTTGCCGGGCGGTGAGCTTTGGCCTGAACGAACAGGATTATGGCCGGGTCGAGCAGGGCGGCGAGCGTTGGCTGGCGGTGCACGGCGAGCCGGTACTGCCGGTACGCGAGCTGCGCATCGTCGGTGCTCATAACCAGCTCAATGCCCTGGCCGCCATGGCGCTGGCGGACGAGGCCGGGATTCCCCGTGCCGCCCAGCTTGCTGTGCTGCGCCGCTTTGCCGGTCTGGCCCATCGTTGCCAGTTTGTGGCCGAGAAACAGGGGGTGCGCTGGATCAACGACTCCAAGGCCACCAATGTGGGCGCCACCCTGGCGGCCATCGACGGCATCGCCGACGGTCTGTCCGGCCGGCTGTGGCTGATTGCCGGCGGCCAGGGCAAGGGACAGGATTTTTCCCCGCTGGTGCCGCTGCTCAACAGCCGCATTGCCGGCATGGCCTGCCTGGGAGAAGACCAGGAACAACTGCTGCGGCTTGGCTCCAATACTCATGCCGTGGCCGGCATGGCCGAAGCGGTGGCCTGGTGCGCGACACAGGCCACCCCTGGTGACTGGGTGCTGCTGGCCCCGGCCTGCGCCAGCCTCGACATGTACCCCAATTACCTGGCCCGGGGTGATCATTTCACCGCCCTGGTGGAGGCATTGTGAAACTGCTGCCCGCCTTTAGCGCCGACTGGCTGCTGCGCCCGTCCCAGGGCCATATCTATGACCGCCAGCTGGTGATTTTGTCGCTGGCGCTGATGGCCATCGGTCTGGTGATGGTGTCGTCCGCCTCCATCGCCGAGGGCATTGCGGTGGGCGACGATGCCTTTTATTTCGTCAAGCGTCACGGCAGCTTTCTGCTGATTTGCCTGTTTCTCAGTGCATTGGTATTGCAGGTGCCGATGGCCCGCTGGCAGCAGTGCAACGCCGGCTTTCTGATCCTGGCGCTGCTGATGCTGGTCCTGGTGCTGGTGGCCGGACGCGAAATTAACGGCAGTAAGCGCTGGCTGGCGTTGGGGCTGTTCAACGTACAACCGGCGGAAATTGCCAAGCTGGCGCTGTTCACTTTCCTCGCCGGTTTTCTGGTGCGCAAGCAGGATGAGGTGCGCGGTCACTGGAAGGGCTTTCTCAAGCCCCTGGCGGTGATGGGCATGCTGTCGTTCCTGCTGCTGATGCAGCCGGATCTGGGCTCGGTGGTGGTGCTGTTTGTCACCACCCTGGGCATGCTGTTTATCGCCGGCGCCCGCATGGGCCAGTTTATCAGCCTGGTCATGCTGGGCATGGCCCTGGTGGCGGGCCTGATCGCCATGGCTCCCTACCGGGTGAAGCGGGTGACTTCCTTTCTCAATCCCTGGGACGATCCCTTTGGCAGCGGTTACCAGCTGACCCAGTCGCTGATGGCCTTTGGCCGGGGCGGCTGGTTTGGCGAAGGGCTCGGCAACTCGATTCAGAAACTGGAATACCTGCCCGAGGCGCACACCGACTTTGTCTTCGCCATTCTCGGCGAGGAGCTGGGCTTTACTGGTGTGCTGATGGTGCTGTTGCTGCAGTGCTGGCTGGCGTTCAAGGCGCTGCGCATCGGTCAGAAGGTACTGAACGGCGGCCGCCAGTACGAAGGCTATCTGGCCGTGGGCATCGGCATCTGGTTCAGCTTTCAGACCGTGGTCAACGTGGGCGCGGCCTCGGGCATGCTGCCCACCAAGGGCCTGACCCTGCCCCTGGTGAGCTACGGTGGCTCCAGCTTGCTGGTCATGAGCGCCGCCGTGGCCATTCTGGTGCGCATCGATTTTGAATGGCGCCGGGATCATATGCAGGCCAGACAGCGGGAGGCACTATGAGCGACAACAAAACTTTGCTGGTGATGGCCGGCGGCACCGGCGGCCATGTGTTCCCCGGGCTGGCGGTGGCGGATCTGCTGCGGCAGGAAGGCTGGACCATTCACTGGCTGGGCACCGCCGAGCGGATGGAAGCCCGGCTGGTGCCCAGCCACGGCTACCCGCTGCATACCATCAGCATTGCCGGCGTGCGTGGCAATGGCCTCAAGCGGCTGCTGGCGGCCCCCTTTAAAGTCGCCAATGCGGTGCGTCAGGCCCGCCACATACTGAAACAGACTCAACCGGATGTAGTGCTGGGCATGGGCGGTTTTGCCGCCGGCCCGGGCGGGGTGGCGGCAAAACTGGCGGGCATTCCGCTGGTGCTGCACGAGCAGAATGCCGCCGCCGGCCTGACCAACCGGCTGCTGGCGCGCATTGCCAGCCGCGTGCTGATGGCCTTTCCCGGCGCCTTTGCCAAGGGCGAGGTGGTGGGCAACCCGGTGCGTCCGGAGGTGGTGGCGCTGCCGGCACCGGAACAGCGTATCGGCCTGGAACCCCAGCCGCTGCGGCTGCTGGTGGTGGGCGGCAGCCTGGGCGCGAAAATTCTCAACGATACCCTGCCCGAAGCGCTGGCCCGAGTGAGCGCCCCGGTGCGGGTACGCCACCAGTGCGGCAAGGGCAACAGCGAGGCGGTGCGTGCCGCCTACGCGGCTCAGGGCGTGCAGGCCGAGGTGAGCGACTTTATCACCGACATGGCCGCCGCCTACGGCGAGGCCGATCTGGTGGTGTGCCGGGCCGGTGCGCTGACGGTGTCGGAAGTGGCGGCGGCGGGTATTGGCGCCATTTTCGTGCCGCTGCCTCATGCGGTGGACGATCATCAGACCAAAAATGCCCAGGCATTGGTGAACGAGGGCGCCGCCCTGCTGATGCCTCAGGCCACCCTGACCCCGGCGGTGCTGGCGGCGCAACTGGACCAACTGGCCGGCAGCCGTGAGCGGCTGCGGGACATGGCCGACAAAGCCCGGCAACAGGCGATTACCGATGCGGCGGCGCAGGTGGCGAACTGCCTGCGCGCCCTGGCGAAATAAACGAGAGACTGGCATGACCAAGGTTGAACTGGCAAAACTGAGAAGCATGATCCCGGAGATGAGACGGGTCAGACGCATTCACTTTATCGGCATCGGCGGTGCCGGTATGGGGGGGATTGCCGAGGTGCTGGCCAACGAGGGCTATGCCATTTCCGGCTCCGATATCGCCTACAACCCGGTCACCGACCGGCTGCAGG
This window contains:
- the murD gene encoding UDP-N-acetylmuramoyl-L-alanine--D-glutamate ligase; this translates as MIPARTVIIGLGQTGLSCVRHCLTRGIRPLVMDTRAQPPGAEQLPAGLECYFGGLNAEVLCGAELIIASPGVPLATPELRRAAEAGVEIIGDVELFLRECTAPVIAITGSNGKSTVTTLVGEMAAEAGLAVGVGGNIGTPALELLERSLALAVLELSSFQLETTPGLRALAATVLNISEDHLDRYDSLAHYRDTKLGIYQGAGLCVYNREDADTRPPAGCRAVSFGLNEQDYGRVEQGGERWLAVHGEPVLPVRELRIVGAHNQLNALAAMALADEAGIPRAAQLAVLRRFAGLAHRCQFVAEKQGVRWINDSKATNVGATLAAIDGIADGLSGRLWLIAGGQGKGQDFSPLVPLLNSRIAGMACLGEDQEQLLRLGSNTHAVAGMAEAVAWCATQATPGDWVLLAPACASLDMYPNYLARGDHFTALVEAL
- the ftsW gene encoding cell division protein FtsW is translated as MKLLPAFSADWLLRPSQGHIYDRQLVILSLALMAIGLVMVSSASIAEGIAVGDDAFYFVKRHGSFLLICLFLSALVLQVPMARWQQCNAGFLILALLMLVLVLVAGREINGSKRWLALGLFNVQPAEIAKLALFTFLAGFLVRKQDEVRGHWKGFLKPLAVMGMLSFLLLMQPDLGSVVVLFVTTLGMLFIAGARMGQFISLVMLGMALVAGLIAMAPYRVKRVTSFLNPWDDPFGSGYQLTQSLMAFGRGGWFGEGLGNSIQKLEYLPEAHTDFVFAILGEELGFTGVLMVLLLQCWLAFKALRIGQKVLNGGRQYEGYLAVGIGIWFSFQTVVNVGAASGMLPTKGLTLPLVSYGGSSLLVMSAAVAILVRIDFEWRRDHMQARQREAL
- the murG gene encoding undecaprenyldiphospho-muramoylpentapeptide beta-N-acetylglucosaminyltransferase; the protein is MSDNKTLLVMAGGTGGHVFPGLAVADLLRQEGWTIHWLGTAERMEARLVPSHGYPLHTISIAGVRGNGLKRLLAAPFKVANAVRQARHILKQTQPDVVLGMGGFAAGPGGVAAKLAGIPLVLHEQNAAAGLTNRLLARIASRVLMAFPGAFAKGEVVGNPVRPEVVALPAPEQRIGLEPQPLRLLVVGGSLGAKILNDTLPEALARVSAPVRVRHQCGKGNSEAVRAAYAAQGVQAEVSDFITDMAAAYGEADLVVCRAGALTVSEVAAAGIGAIFVPLPHAVDDHQTKNAQALVNEGAALLMPQATLTPAVLAAQLDQLAGSRERLRDMADKARQQAITDAAAQVANCLRALAK